From a region of the Pseudomonadaceae bacterium SI-3 genome:
- a CDS encoding D-arabinose 5-phosphate isomerase gives MSQSSQLIETAQRTIRMEMEAVEQLSTRIDEHFVKACELILQSKGRVVVVGMGKSGHIGNKIAATLASTGTTAFFVHPAEASHGDMGMITHDDVVLALSNSGTTSEIVTLLPLIKRLGITLISMTGNPESVLAKAAEVNIDASVAIEACPLNLAPTSSTTVSLVLGDALAIALLEARGFTAEDFAFSHPGGALGRRLLLKVEHVMHAGDRLPLINRGTSLREALLEMTQKGLGMTAVVEADGRLAGIFTDGDLRRTLDKGIDVRQASIDQVMTLHGKTAHSDMLAAEALKIMEDNKINALVVVDENDRPIGALNMHDLLRAGVM, from the coding sequence ATGAGCCAGAGCAGCCAGTTGATCGAGACTGCCCAGCGCACCATCCGCATGGAAATGGAGGCGGTGGAACAGCTCAGCACACGCATCGATGAACACTTCGTCAAAGCCTGCGAACTGATCCTTCAGAGTAAGGGCCGAGTCGTCGTCGTCGGCATGGGCAAGTCCGGGCACATCGGTAACAAGATCGCTGCCACGCTCGCCAGCACTGGCACCACGGCGTTCTTCGTACATCCGGCCGAGGCCAGCCATGGCGACATGGGAATGATCACGCATGATGACGTGGTGCTGGCGCTTTCCAATTCGGGAACCACCAGCGAGATCGTCACCCTGCTGCCACTGATCAAGCGCCTCGGCATCACGCTGATCAGCATGACGGGCAATCCCGAGTCAGTGCTCGCAAAGGCGGCGGAGGTCAACATCGACGCGAGCGTCGCCATCGAGGCCTGCCCCCTGAACCTGGCACCAACTTCATCGACCACCGTCAGCCTGGTACTGGGTGACGCGCTGGCGATTGCGCTGCTGGAAGCGCGCGGCTTTACTGCCGAGGACTTCGCCTTCTCACATCCGGGCGGCGCTTTGGGCAGACGCCTACTGCTGAAGGTCGAGCATGTGATGCACGCCGGTGATCGCCTGCCGCTGATCAATCGTGGCACATCCCTCCGCGAGGCTCTGCTGGAAATGACCCAGAAAGGACTTGGGATGACGGCCGTGGTAGAGGCAGACGGCCGCCTGGCGGGGATATTCACTGACGGCGACTTGCGTCGTACGCTGGACAAGGGCATCGATGTTCGTCAGGCCAGCATCGATCAGGTCATGACACTGCACGGTAAGACCGCTCACTCCGACATGCTTGCGGCCGAAGCACTGAAAATCATGGAAGACAACAAGATCAACGCGCTCGTGGTGGTTGATGAAAACGACCGACCGATTGGCGCGTTGAACATGCACGATCTGTTGCGCGCAGGAGTGATGTAA